One Euphorbia lathyris chromosome 1, ddEupLath1.1, whole genome shotgun sequence DNA segment encodes these proteins:
- the LOC136223923 gene encoding phosphoethanolamine N-methyltransferase 3-like isoform X2 has protein sequence MGENFNVGVVGIDLSINMVAFALECAVGLKCETEFEVADCTKKTYHDNDFDVIYSRDTQNIQDNPALLRSFYKWLKPGALTS, from the exons ATGGGTGAGAACTTCAATGTGGGAGTTGTCGGCATTGATCTCTCCATCAATATGGTTGCTTTTGCTCTGGAATGTGCAGTTGGACTCAAATGTGAAACTGAATTTGAAGTTGCAGATTGTACAAAGAAGACATATCATGATAATGATTTTGATGTTATCTACAGTCGTGATACTCAGAACATTCAA GACAACCCAGCATTGTTGAGGTCATTTTACAAGTGGTTAAAGCCTGGAG CTCTCACATCCTAA
- the LOC136223923 gene encoding phosphoethanolamine N-methyltransferase 3-like isoform X1: protein MGENFNVGVVGIDLSINMVAFALECAVGLKCETEFEVADCTKKTYHDNDFDVIYSRDTQNIQDNPALLRSFYKWLKPGGMLVLMMLWQKIE, encoded by the exons ATGGGTGAGAACTTCAATGTGGGAGTTGTCGGCATTGATCTCTCCATCAATATGGTTGCTTTTGCTCTGGAATGTGCAGTTGGACTCAAATGTGAAACTGAATTTGAAGTTGCAGATTGTACAAAGAAGACATATCATGATAATGATTTTGATGTTATCTACAGTCGTGATACTCAGAACATTCAA GACAACCCAGCATTGTTGAGGTCATTTTACAAGTGGTTAAAGCCTGGAG GGATGCTAGTTTTGATGATGTTATGGCAGAAGATCGAATAG